In Leucobacter insecticola, one DNA window encodes the following:
- a CDS encoding MgtC/SapB family protein: MIDWIDITLRIGASISLGALIGIERQWRSRTAGIRTNALVSLGAALFVIMGAYSFSGTDADPTRVAAQIVSGIGFLGAGVIMKQGASISGLNTAATLWASAAVGALAGGGLMWIAAVGTVTIMAANTLLRPLGRLLDRRVSPGFKESTESEYTFEVRCMREHEVTIRAAVFRAVHRPELVVKSIAATDLPEDVVVISAIVHSAKRNDSEIEQAIAEVIEAPEVLSVRWSADDLSGVD; encoded by the coding sequence ATGATCGACTGGATCGACATTACCCTGCGAATTGGCGCGAGCATCAGCCTCGGCGCGCTTATCGGAATTGAGCGCCAGTGGCGATCGCGGACCGCGGGAATACGCACGAACGCGCTGGTGAGTCTCGGCGCTGCGCTGTTCGTCATCATGGGGGCGTACAGTTTCTCGGGCACCGATGCTGATCCAACCCGCGTTGCCGCACAGATTGTGTCAGGCATCGGATTCTTGGGTGCCGGCGTCATCATGAAACAGGGTGCCTCGATCTCCGGGCTCAATACCGCCGCGACGCTGTGGGCGTCTGCCGCTGTCGGGGCGCTCGCTGGTGGTGGGCTGATGTGGATTGCCGCCGTCGGTACGGTCACGATCATGGCGGCAAACACGCTACTTCGGCCCCTTGGTCGACTGCTCGATAGACGGGTGAGTCCCGGGTTTAAGGAAAGTACGGAGTCGGAGTACACCTTTGAAGTGCGATGCATGCGGGAGCATGAGGTGACGATCCGCGCCGCGGTATTCCGGGCGGTGCACCGCCCTGAACTGGTCGTCAAATCCATCGCTGCGACTGACCTCCCCGAGGACGTTGTGGTGATCTCTGCCATCGTTCACTCTGCAAAGCGCAACGACAGCGAGATCGAGCAGGCCATCGCCGAGGTGATT